The Candidatus Celerinatantimonas neptuna DNA segment GTTCATCGGGTTGTTGCCGACTGGAAACTAAGGGGCGAGCCAGACTATATTGATGAAATTCTAAATGGTGAAACAGGCCCAGAGGCTCTTTTACCTGGTGAACAGGCTACCGGTGAAGAAGAATTTGATGAACTCTATGATCAGGCTGTTGCGTTTGTTACTGAAACCCGACGGGGCTCTGTTTCAGGTGTTCAGCGTAAATTTAAAATTGGTTATAACCGGGCTGCCCGGATTGTCGAACAGATGGAATCACAGGGAATTGTTAGCTCCCCAGGGCATAACGGGAACCGGGAAGTGATTGCACCACCACCGGTAAAAATTGATTAGTATTTGTTTAACAGATGGGGATATTTGATGAAATTGATGCGAATGATGGTCGTTCTTATGGCCTTCATCAGTCAATATGCACTGGCCGATGCTGCTAGTACATTAAGGGCAAAGTTACATCCGATACAGCAGTTTTCAGCTAATTTTGAACAAACGGTGATTAGTCCTCAGGGGAAAGTAATTCATCGGGCTTCAGGTAAATTAGTGATCGCAAAACCAGGAAAATTGAATTGGCAAGAACGCCATCCTGAGCAAGATCAAATTATCTCCAATGGTAAGACAATTTGGTATTACAGCCCTATTGTTGAACAGGTTTCAATTTATAATACAACGGATGCTATTGCCCATACTCCTTTTATTTTGTTAGCTGATCAGCGAAAAGAAGTGTGGCAGAATTATCGGGTTAATACCGTTAAGACTGGTTTTAAAGTTGAAAGCAAAACAGACTCTCAACAGCCGTCCTTTATCATTTCATTTGATAAACAAGGCGCAATCAGGGAATTTGATGTGGTTGACCA contains these protein-coding regions:
- the lolA gene encoding Outer-membrane lipoprotein carrier protein, whose protein sequence is MKLMRMMVVLMAFISQYALADAASTLRAKLHPIQQFSANFEQTVISPQGKVIHRASGKLVIAKPGKLNWQERHPEQDQIISNGKTIWYYSPIVEQVSIYNTTDAIAHTPFILLADQRKEVWQNYRVNTVKTGFKVESKTDSQQPSFIISFDKQGAIREFDVVDHQGQRSEFKLSHFNLHPRVRSGDFMFKVPDGVAIDDQRHD